Proteins encoded in a region of the Streptomyces akebiae genome:
- a CDS encoding HAD family hydrolase, with amino-acid sequence MERMTSRMLTVGFDLDMTLIDSRPGIHACYEALAARTGAYIDADLAITRLGPPLADELAHWFPAAEIPAMADLYREMYPAIAIAATPAMPGAPEAIEAVRAAGGRAIVVTAKYEPNAELHLEHLGIEPDVVVGDLWAEAKADALREHGASVYVGDHTGDVRGARTAQAYSVAVATGPCDERELREAGADVVLADLTAFPAWLATHRGAPGQ; translated from the coding sequence ATGGAACGCATGACCTCTCGCATGCTGACCGTCGGGTTCGATCTCGATATGACGTTGATCGATTCACGGCCGGGCATCCACGCCTGTTATGAGGCGTTGGCCGCGCGGACGGGGGCGTACATAGACGCCGACCTGGCGATCACCCGGCTGGGGCCGCCCCTGGCGGACGAGCTGGCGCACTGGTTCCCGGCGGCGGAGATCCCCGCCATGGCGGACCTCTACCGGGAGATGTACCCGGCGATCGCGATCGCAGCGACCCCCGCGATGCCGGGCGCGCCGGAGGCGATCGAGGCGGTCCGGGCGGCCGGGGGCCGGGCGATCGTCGTCACCGCCAAGTACGAGCCGAACGCCGAGCTGCACCTGGAGCACCTCGGCATCGAGCCCGACGTGGTCGTGGGCGACCTGTGGGCGGAGGCCAAGGCGGACGCGCTGCGCGAGCACGGCGCGAGCGTGTACGTCGGCGACCACACCGGCGACGTACGCGGCGCGCGCACGGCACAGGCGTACTCGGTCGCCGTCGCCACCGGCCCCTGTGACGAGCGGGAGCTGCGCGAGGCGGGCGCCGACGTCGTCCTCGCGGACCTGACGGCCTTCCCCGCGTGGCTCGCCACGCACCGAGGGGCGCCCGGCCAGTAG
- a CDS encoding MFS transporter produces the protein MTGAERSGARGSGRVTGAVRSVGRALHLPFTGPARGIRKATHAHGAGESGLGKLIELHGVNGAGDVMITVSLASTVFFSVPTDEARGRVALYLAITLAPFALLAPVVGPLLDRLPHGRRAAMAGAMLARAFLALILVGAVETGGIELYPAALGVLVASKAYGVVRSAVVPRLLPPKFSLVKANSRVTLSGLLATGVAAPIGAGLQALGPRWPLYGAFLIFVAGTFLSFTLPAKVDSAKGEDRALLAADPEHLHGPHRSSTLKRPGLRTVGPAVTHALAANAALRGLSGFLIFYLAFLLRIHPLPGQSAALSLGMVAVAAGTGNALGTAVGAWVKQRSPELIIVTVVAVELAVAILATLFFGTFLIAALAAVAGFSQALSKLSLDALIQRDVPELVRTSAFARSETLLQMSWVVGGAIGIALPLNGTLGMAVAAAIVAVGWVTTVRGLLSSARHGGAPRPRVA, from the coding sequence GTGACCGGCGCCGAGCGGAGCGGAGCGCGCGGATCGGGTCGGGTGACCGGCGCGGTCCGCTCGGTGGGCCGCGCCCTCCACCTGCCGTTCACCGGCCCGGCCCGAGGCATCCGCAAGGCCACCCACGCCCACGGCGCCGGCGAGTCCGGCCTCGGCAAACTGATCGAGCTGCACGGGGTGAACGGCGCCGGCGACGTCATGATCACCGTCTCCCTCGCCTCCACGGTCTTCTTCTCCGTCCCCACCGACGAGGCCCGCGGCCGGGTCGCCCTCTACCTCGCCATCACCCTCGCCCCCTTCGCCCTGCTCGCCCCGGTCGTCGGCCCCCTGTTGGACCGCCTCCCGCACGGCCGCCGCGCCGCCATGGCAGGCGCCATGCTGGCCCGGGCGTTCCTCGCCCTGATCCTGGTCGGCGCCGTCGAGACGGGCGGAATCGAGCTCTACCCCGCCGCCCTGGGCGTCCTGGTCGCGTCCAAGGCGTACGGGGTGGTCAGAAGCGCGGTCGTCCCCCGTCTCCTGCCGCCCAAGTTCTCCCTGGTGAAGGCCAACTCCCGGGTCACCCTCAGCGGGCTGCTCGCCACCGGCGTCGCCGCACCCATCGGCGCCGGACTGCAGGCGCTCGGCCCCCGCTGGCCGCTCTACGGCGCCTTCCTGATCTTCGTGGCCGGTACGTTCCTCTCCTTCACGCTGCCCGCGAAGGTCGACTCGGCGAAGGGCGAGGACCGGGCCCTGCTCGCAGCGGACCCCGAGCATCTGCACGGCCCGCACCGCAGCAGCACGCTCAAGCGGCCGGGCCTGCGGACGGTCGGCCCGGCGGTCACCCACGCGCTCGCCGCGAACGCCGCCCTGCGCGGCCTCTCCGGATTCCTGATCTTCTATCTGGCGTTCCTGCTGCGCATCCACCCGCTGCCCGGGCAGAGCGCGGCCCTGTCGCTGGGCATGGTGGCCGTGGCCGCCGGCACCGGTAACGCGCTGGGCACGGCCGTCGGCGCATGGGTGAAGCAGCGCTCGCCGGAGCTGATCATCGTGACCGTCGTCGCCGTGGAACTCGCGGTGGCGATCCTGGCGACGCTGTTCTTCGGCACGTTCCTCATCGCCGCTCTCGCCGCGGTCGCCGGTTTCTCGCAGGCTTTGTCCAAGCTGTCGCTGGACGCCCTGATCCAGCGTGACGTCCCCGAACTCGTGCGGACCTCCGCCTTCGCCCGCTCCGAGACCCTGCTCCAGATGTCCTGGGTGGTCGGCGGCGCCATCGGGATCGCCCTGCCCCTCAACGGCACTCTGGGCATGGCCGTGGCCGCCGCGATCGTCGCCGTCGGCTGGGTCACCACGGTCCGCGGACTGCTCTCCTCCGCCCGGCACGGGGGTGCGCCCCGGCCCCGTGTGGCATGA
- a CDS encoding futalosine hydrolase — translation MRILVATAVPAERDAVARALRGPATETRLPAAALHRFRLTAHELDAPPSAPHAERGTVRGAPLPTDPRQGARPAGQPHAPASAAPDPGGTPPPPPTAPEYDLLAAGVGPALAAASVAGALTAAVLEGRPYGLVVSAGIAGGFLPEAPLGSLVLADEITAADLGAETPDGFLPVTDLGFGTVTHRPPRDLVRAAATATGARTGTVLTVSTVTGSAERAAALRARHPRALAEAMEGFGVAEAAAAHSTPVLELRAVSNPVGPRDRAAWRIGDALTALTTAFGKLTPVLESWDPYEP, via the coding sequence ATGCGCATCCTCGTAGCCACCGCCGTCCCGGCCGAACGGGACGCGGTGGCACGAGCGCTTCGGGGCCCGGCGACCGAGACCCGCCTCCCGGCCGCCGCCCTGCACCGGTTCCGCCTCACGGCCCACGAGCTGGACGCGCCGCCGTCCGCCCCCCACGCCGAGCGCGGGACGGTGCGGGGCGCGCCGCTGCCCACCGACCCCCGGCAGGGCGCACGACCCGCCGGACAGCCGCACGCCCCGGCGAGCGCCGCACCCGACCCCGGTGGCACCCCGCCCCCACCGCCCACCGCCCCGGAGTACGACCTCCTCGCCGCCGGTGTGGGCCCCGCCCTCGCCGCCGCGTCCGTCGCCGGTGCGCTGACTGCGGCGGTCCTGGAGGGCCGGCCGTACGGGCTGGTCGTGTCCGCCGGGATCGCGGGCGGCTTCCTGCCCGAGGCACCCCTCGGCTCGCTCGTCCTCGCCGACGAGATCACGGCCGCCGATCTCGGCGCCGAGACACCGGACGGCTTCCTCCCGGTCACGGACCTGGGCTTCGGCACCGTCACCCACCGTCCGCCGCGGGACCTCGTCCGCGCCGCCGCGACCGCCACCGGCGCCCGCACCGGCACCGTCCTCACCGTCTCCACGGTCACCGGCAGCGCCGAACGCGCGGCCGCCCTGCGCGCCCGCCACCCCCGCGCGCTCGCCGAGGCGATGGAGGGCTTCGGGGTCGCCGAGGCCGCCGCCGCGCACTCCACGCCCGTCCTCGAACTGCGGGCCGTCTCCAACCCCGTGGGCCCGCGCGACCGCGCCGCCTGGCGGATCGGCGACGCCCTGACCGCACTCACCACGGCCTTCGGGAAGCTGACGCCCGTACTGGAGAGTTGGGACCCATATGAGCCCTGA
- a CDS encoding helicase-associated domain-containing protein, with translation MSTEEQFPTEAAPAGGAPRSLAEALRGRDDRSLAVLLRARPDLITPVPTDLTQLATRAGTRASVVRALERLDRFALQTAQALAVAADPASYDELASLLAGDDADPAVIAALPHAVGTLRDQALVWGPDDRLRLVRTARELLAPSPQHPSPTGLGPTVAEATAGMSPGRVQEIVAAAGLPSTHDSVSAVTSLAALFTDRRRMAALLAAAPAESLDVLTRLVWGPPYGQVTANPAPHLRWLLDRGLLLPTAPGTVVIPREVALHLRSGRAHREVQPVPPPVEASGAHRPQVVDATAAGQAYTALATVEELLKDWDEGGPGVLRAGGLSVRDLKRTAVALDLPEPVAAFWVELAYAAGLLASDGEADERYAATPAYDEWLELPAAERWARLATAWLTATRTPGVIGERDAKDRTLSALGPGLDRSAAPEVRHRVLALLAGLPEGTSATPDSVLARLHWERPTRGGQQSHQAPAQPSHSQSQSPSQSPSSAPSAPSAQQPPGRSRQGEDLRARIARWTLSEAESLGVTGRGALSSHGRALLGLALEAPATAELPETPGDKLPAHHVPLPDRPASSADPVAEQAAAAARAARLLAPLLPEPLDHVLLQADLTAVAPGPLRRPLADTLGVLADVESKGGATVYRFTPGSVRRALDAGRSASDLHDFLTAHSRTPVPQPLAYLIDDVARRHGHLRIGAASAYVRCDDDAMLSEILADKRSQGLGLRRLAPTVLAAQADPATLLDGLRAMGYAPAAESAEGDVLITRALAHRTPPRTAPEPVPDGPPAPDDTLLGAAIRAIRAGDLASTTPRRTPDGPATPPGALPRTGSAETLATMQAAVLTGEALWIGYVNAEGSASQRVIAPVRVEGGFVTAYDHTADEVRTFPLHRITGVAELADDAT, from the coding sequence ATGAGCACCGAGGAGCAGTTCCCCACGGAGGCGGCGCCCGCCGGTGGAGCCCCCCGTTCCCTGGCGGAAGCCCTGCGCGGGCGGGACGACCGCTCGCTCGCCGTGCTGCTCCGGGCTCGGCCGGACCTCATCACACCCGTGCCCACCGACCTGACCCAGCTGGCGACCCGCGCCGGGACGCGCGCGTCGGTCGTACGTGCCCTGGAACGTCTGGACCGGTTCGCCCTGCAGACGGCACAGGCCCTGGCCGTGGCGGCGGACCCGGCGTCGTACGACGAACTGGCCTCCCTGCTGGCCGGTGACGACGCGGACCCCGCCGTCATCGCCGCGCTGCCCCACGCCGTCGGCACCCTGCGCGACCAGGCCCTCGTGTGGGGCCCCGACGACCGGCTCCGCCTCGTCCGCACGGCCCGGGAGCTGCTCGCGCCCTCGCCGCAGCACCCCTCGCCCACCGGTCTCGGGCCGACCGTCGCGGAGGCCACGGCGGGCATGTCGCCGGGGCGGGTCCAGGAGATCGTCGCGGCCGCGGGTCTGCCGAGCACCCATGACTCGGTCTCGGCGGTCACCTCCCTCGCGGCGCTCTTCACCGACCGCCGCCGCATGGCCGCGCTGCTCGCCGCCGCGCCCGCCGAGTCCCTCGACGTCCTGACCCGGCTGGTGTGGGGGCCGCCGTACGGCCAGGTCACCGCCAACCCGGCGCCCCATCTGCGCTGGCTGCTGGACCGGGGACTGCTGCTGCCGACCGCCCCCGGCACGGTCGTCATCCCCCGCGAGGTCGCCCTGCATCTGCGGTCGGGCCGGGCGCACCGGGAGGTCCAGCCGGTGCCGCCGCCGGTGGAGGCGTCGGGCGCGCACCGTCCACAGGTTGTGGACGCGACGGCGGCCGGGCAGGCGTACACCGCGCTGGCGACCGTGGAGGAGCTGCTGAAGGACTGGGACGAGGGCGGCCCCGGCGTCCTGCGCGCGGGCGGGCTGAGCGTGCGGGACCTGAAGCGGACCGCGGTGGCCCTCGACCTGCCCGAGCCGGTCGCCGCCTTCTGGGTCGAACTCGCCTATGCCGCCGGGCTGTTGGCCTCCGACGGCGAGGCCGACGAGCGGTACGCCGCGACGCCCGCGTACGACGAGTGGCTGGAGCTGCCCGCCGCCGAGCGCTGGGCGCGGCTCGCCACGGCCTGGCTGACGGCGACCCGTACGCCGGGCGTGATCGGGGAACGGGACGCCAAGGACCGTACGTTGTCGGCGCTGGGCCCGGGGCTGGACCGTTCGGCCGCGCCCGAGGTGCGTCACCGGGTCCTCGCGCTGCTCGCCGGGCTCCCCGAAGGCACCTCGGCCACCCCCGATTCCGTCCTGGCCCGCCTCCACTGGGAACGCCCCACACGCGGCGGCCAGCAGTCCCACCAGGCCCCCGCGCAGCCGTCGCATTCGCAGTCACAGTCGCCGTCGCAGTCGCCTTCATCGGCCCCGTCGGCCCCGTCGGCGCAGCAACCGCCCGGCCGGTCGCGCCAGGGCGAGGACCTGCGGGCCCGGATCGCCCGGTGGACCCTCTCCGAGGCCGAGTCGCTCGGGGTCACCGGGCGCGGTGCGCTGTCCTCGCACGGTCGCGCGCTCCTCGGGCTCGCCCTTGAGGCCCCTGCCACGGCCGAGTTGCCGGAGACCCCGGGCGACAAGCTCCCCGCCCACCATGTGCCCCTGCCCGACCGTCCGGCGTCGTCCGCCGACCCCGTCGCCGAGCAGGCGGCGGCCGCCGCCCGGGCCGCCCGGCTGCTCGCGCCGCTGCTTCCCGAGCCGCTGGACCACGTCCTGCTGCAGGCGGACCTGACGGCCGTCGCGCCGGGCCCGCTGCGGCGTCCGCTGGCCGACACGCTGGGTGTGCTGGCGGACGTGGAGTCGAAGGGTGGCGCGACGGTGTACCGGTTCACGCCGGGGTCCGTACGCCGGGCCCTGGACGCGGGCCGCAGCGCCTCCGACCTGCACGACTTCCTGACCGCGCACTCCCGTACGCCGGTCCCGCAGCCGCTCGCGTATCTGATCGACGACGTGGCCCGGCGCCACGGCCATCTGCGGATCGGCGCGGCCTCGGCGTACGTCCGCTGCGACGACGACGCGATGCTCAGCGAGATCCTCGCCGACAAGCGGTCGCAGGGGCTCGGACTGCGCAGGCTCGCGCCGACCGTGCTCGCCGCCCAGGCCGACCCGGCGACGCTCCTCGACGGGCTGCGGGCGATGGGGTACGCGCCGGCCGCCGAGTCGGCGGAGGGCGACGTGCTGATCACCCGGGCGCTCGCCCACCGCACCCCTCCCCGGACGGCACCGGAGCCCGTCCCGGACGGTCCCCCGGCCCCGGACGACACCCTGCTGGGCGCCGCGATCCGCGCCATTCGCGCCGGTGACCTCGCCTCCACCACACCCCGCCGTACGCCCGACGGACCGGCCACCCCGCCGGGCGCCCTGCCGCGCACCGGCTCCGCCGAGACCCTCGCGACGATGCAGGCCGCCGTCCTCACCGGCGAGGCCCTCTGGATCGGCTACGTCAACGCCGAGGGCTCCGCCAGCCAGCGCGTCATCGCCCCGGTCCGTGTCGAGGGCGGCTTCGTGACGGCGTACGACCACACGGCGGACGAGGTCCGCACCTTTCCGCTCCACCGGATCACGGGCGTCGCGGAACTGGCGGACGACGCGACCTGA
- a CDS encoding cold-shock protein — MPTGKVKWFNSEKGFGFLSRDDGGDVFVHSSVLPAGVDTLKPGQKVEFGVVAGQRGDQALSVTILEPAPSVAAAQRKKPDELASIVQDLTTLLENITPMLERGRYPDRAAGKKIAGLLRAVADQLDV; from the coding sequence GTGCCTACCGGCAAGGTCAAATGGTTCAACAGCGAGAAGGGCTTCGGCTTTCTCTCCCGTGACGACGGCGGTGACGTCTTCGTCCACTCCTCCGTACTGCCCGCCGGTGTCGACACCTTGAAGCCGGGTCAGAAGGTCGAGTTCGGAGTCGTCGCGGGTCAGCGCGGCGACCAGGCCCTTTCCGTGACGATCCTGGAGCCCGCCCCCTCGGTCGCCGCCGCCCAGCGCAAGAAGCCCGACGAGCTGGCCTCGATCGTGCAGGACCTGACCACACTGCTGGAGAACATCACGCCGATGCTGGAGCGGGGCCGCTATCCCGACCGTGCCGCCGGCAAGAAGATCGCCGGTCTGTTGCGCGCCGTCGCGGATCAGTTGGACGTGTAG
- a CDS encoding 1,4-dihydroxy-6-naphthoate synthase yields MAYSPCPNDTFVFDAWAHGRIPGAPTLDVTFADIDITNGMAERGDLDVLKVSYAVLPYVLDAYALLPCGGALGRGCGPLVLTREPGTDLTGRTVAVPSERSTAYLLFRLWAADTLPGGVGEIVVLPFHEIMPAVRDGKVDAGLVIHEARFTYRNYGLHKLADMGEHWEETTGLPIPLGAIIAKRSLGRKTLTTLAETIRASVRAAWDDPEASRPYVLEHAQEMDPAVADQHIGLYVNEFTADLGEDGYAAVRGLLTRAAAEGLVPPLGPDALEFP; encoded by the coding sequence ATGGCGTACTCGCCCTGCCCGAACGACACCTTCGTCTTCGACGCGTGGGCCCACGGCCGGATCCCGGGCGCGCCCACCCTCGACGTGACGTTCGCCGACATCGACATCACCAACGGGATGGCCGAACGCGGCGACCTCGACGTACTGAAGGTGTCGTACGCCGTCCTGCCGTACGTCCTCGACGCGTACGCGCTGCTGCCGTGCGGCGGTGCGCTCGGGCGGGGCTGTGGTCCGCTGGTGCTGACGCGGGAGCCGGGCACGGACCTCACCGGCCGTACGGTGGCCGTGCCGAGCGAGCGCTCGACGGCGTATCTGCTCTTCCGTCTCTGGGCGGCGGACACGCTGCCCGGCGGGGTCGGCGAGATCGTCGTGCTGCCGTTCCACGAGATCATGCCGGCCGTACGGGACGGGAAGGTCGACGCCGGACTCGTCATCCACGAGGCCCGCTTCACGTACCGGAACTACGGCCTCCACAAGCTCGCCGACATGGGCGAACACTGGGAGGAGACGACGGGACTGCCGATCCCGCTCGGCGCGATCATCGCGAAGCGCTCGCTGGGGCGGAAGACACTGACGACGCTCGCCGAGACGATCCGCGCCTCCGTCCGCGCGGCCTGGGACGACCCCGAGGCCTCCCGCCCGTACGTCCTGGAACACGCCCAGGAGATGGACCCGGCCGTCGCCGACCAGCACATCGGCCTGTACGTCAACGAGTTCACGGCCGACCTCGGCGAGGACGGCTACGCGGCGGTCAGGGGGCTGCTCACCCGCGCGGCGGCCGAGGGACTGGTACCGCCCCTCGGCCCGGACGCGCTCGAATTCCCTTGA